The genomic DNA tttttttgtatattatttttatcagagttcgatttgccaacgtatagtataacacccagtgctcatcccatcaaggtccccctcagtgcccgtcacccagtcactctgtccccccacccacctcctcttccactaccccttgttcatttcccagagttaggacaaacattatatggtttcattcatacggggaatataagaaatagtgaaagggcttaaaggggaaaggagagaaaatgagtgggaaatatcagagagggtgacagaacatgagaggctcctaagttagttttgtttcttaaattccaaatatgagtgaaatcatagcctatttgcttttctctgttttatttcaattAGGACTATGCTCTTAGCTCCATCTAAGTAATTGCAAGATTTCATGGTTTttgatggctgtgtaatattccattgtatatacaccacCTGTTCTTTGTACACTTatcagtcgatggacatctgTGCTCTTACCATAGTTTGGGTCTTGTAgcaaatgctgctataaacatgcgccccttcaaatcagtaagtttgtatcctttgggtaagtacctagtagGGAAATTGCTGGAACTTATCAATCTTTCCAGCAgtcgttctatttttaacttgttaaggaccctccatactgtgtAGGTAGTGTTGCGTTTTAGTCATTAATGGAACACGTTTCTTGATGCTCCTCAGGAAATGATGACTGATAAAGCAGAGGAGTCTGCTGTTGTGCCCCAAAGCCAAAAGAAACATCCTGGGAAACCCATCACTCCTCCTCCGTCTAAGAAAATGCAGAGGATGGCACTGCTGTcagtgaaagaggaaggagagggaacaTCCCACCCCGGAGGCTCAGCCATGACCTTGGAAGATGGTGAGGATGCCTGTCCTACCCTCCCGTTCCTGACCTCACTCACGGAAGCCCTGTCTCTGGGCCCTCCATGCCACGGGAGCATTTCCCATCAAGGTTACCAGCTCTGGCTGATGCTACCCTCAATTTCTTAGCCACACTGGATGTTCACTCTGTCCTTCCTAGAAACATTTCTGGCTTCCCTCCTCACCCTACTGCGTTCCTTCTTCTTGAATATGCCTTTTCATTCTTCCttgtgctcttctttctccagagaCTCTTAGTACTGTCATTGTTCCTGAGTCCCATCATTACACTGTGCCTCATTCCATGGTGCCTCCTGCCTCATTCACCTGCTCCCCTAGTTTCTGAGCTTACGTCCTGCTTTCCCACTTGACCCTGGGAGCTCATCTATTGCTGTGTGCCCAGAGTGACCATGTCCACAGAgttatcagttctttttttttttaatttttatttatttatgatagtcacagagagagagagagagagagagagagagaggcagagacataggcagagggagaagcaggctccatgcaccggaagcccgacgtgggattcgatcccgggtctccaggatcgcgccctgggccaaaggcaggcgccaaaccgctgcgccacccagggatcccgagttatCAGTTCTTGACACGTGCATCATTAGCGTCATCAACTCCACCCTCTATTATGCACAGATTCTGAGATCCAAATGCTGGTCTACACACACTACAGGACCTAGACCTGCCATCGTCTCCTACCATCAGCTATCCTCTCTGTGTCCTGCTTGCTAACCCTGTGTGTCCATTGCTACCCACCCCTGGTTTGTCCCACTCTAGGGGGCCTGCATGGCCCTCAGGGCCCCTGGAACTCCTGCTTTGTGTATGCACAGGCTGgctctgtctcctgctcctgcctctgcccaggcGTCACCTCCTCAGAGGGCCCTGGCTGACAACACACTCATGGATGCTTCCCCTTCTGCTGTCTGTAACATCCCTGCTTACTTACTTCCTGACAcaaactgtattttttcctttgctcattttataCCTACCACCAGGGTTATACATTCCAAAAGGGAAGGGTTtcttctgtcttgttcactgctgatCCCCAGTGTTGGCTTGATGCTTGGCAAGAGGAAGATGATTGAATGAAGTAGACCCATCACACTTGGAGTACAGCAAATTAAATTTCTGTGATGGAAAAGACTGAAGAGGATTGTCATTTACTAGCTGGGATTTTTGGTGATGGAGTTCCAATTGAGGCATTCTGATACCAAGGGACACATTTAGCTTTTCCACTTGTTGAGGGCATCAAGGGGACATTAATTGAAGGGTGCCACGGCTCTGTGAAGGGTTTTTAATTGGTTATCGTGTCCAAGTAGGTTTCTATATGTACACACAGTTCAGGAATATAAGAGGCTtctttattgcattatttttcttgagGTCCAATTTTTAGGTCCGATCCATCTATCTGGTATCGCCTTCTGCTATGAAATGAAAACTTTAGAGACACGGAGCATGTGGATGATGTCTGTGTGGGGTTGTTGAAATGCTCATGATTGCAGCTCCACATTCAATCTGGTTTCCAGATGCACCTGTCTTTCATAGTACCCATGGGGAGGGGACGAGAAGTGGTCaaaccccaccccccatccccaatGGCCTCTTATCAAAATCTGTTCCTCCAGAGCTTATGAATATGTCAGGAGATGGCATTCCACACGGTCACTTGGATTCTTTGTCTCATGACTTAAGTGCCATCAGCAAGGGTGGGTTGCTTCACAAACCTGGTAGTAATGCACTGGTAAGAATAATCATTACCAGCTGTCTCTCTGCAGTTGACCCCAAGGTCACGGCAATGTCTGTGTCGGGAGATGTGCCAGATAAACTGCCAATACCAATAGTGATCAATATGGAAGTCAAAGAGCAGTTGAAGAAGGAAATTCGAGAGTTTGGAGGACGTAAGTAAAAAGAATTTCTCTCCATGAAACCAGAGCAAGTCTTTCTCATTCTTTGAGTTAGACTAGATCCAACCGACTTGTTGAGGCTCATCCTTTACCAGAATTGAGTTTTCACAATTAGAATAGTTCCTCATTACCTCATTATTTGAACAGAAATGTGctagtaaactttttttttttttagtcctttgTATTCCTTAATTGCTTATTGTTTCTGAGAGCTCCATTGGTGGCTGTGTTTGAATGTCTGTATGTAAGCATGGAAAGCTCACATGCTCTAACATTCTAGCTCTTGAATGATTGCTGAGACATCAAGTTTTTGTTATACATCCTCTTTGTTCTTTACACGtactgaaggttttttttttttttctaaacatgttcagaatatgaaaaaatcctcaaattGCTTGAAGGAGTACAAGGACCTCCAGAACTGCAGAGAAAGTTTGTGATATATGCCATGAAGCAAGCAGCAAAGTGAGTGTAGGAAGAATTGTCTAGTGTGTTTCTCAGGGGGCCCAGTGGGTTGCTTGGGGAGAGGTGGTATTGGGCCCTGCTGGAATTTCTCAAACCCTGGTCCTCACTCAGAGTTCATATTGTCTCCAGTTTAGAGTGATATCATCTGAATCTCACTGGTTCCTTTAAGCTCCAGGAACCTACTGTTCACACCTGAGTTTGAGGAGGACATTCATTGACCCTGAACTGTCACTCTTTGCATTTGCTGGATTGTCCCTTATCTTGCAAATATGTTTTTTGTTCTCATGCAAATGTTACTCCTCCTTGCATTTTCTACAGAGAATATTGCTTTATAGGTTCTTTAGGTATCTTTTGGTTAATGATGTCTCTCTTTATTTTCAGAGTCCAAAGACAAGACCTAATCGGTCACCTTCAGGAGGTACTAGACAAACTAgaattggaccactttctcaaGAAAGATACTCACACCCACAACTTATAAACTTATTATGGAAATGATCAATGAGAAAGCAGAACCAGGTGGCTGTCCTGGATGCAATTTGATATTGTTGACGCCTCCTGGCATGAGTTCACTCTGAAAATTGTTTTCTTGAGGCTAAGCAAAAGCATTGCAACTTGAATGTTATAAGTTTCTGTTATTAAAACCTGGGCTTTTGCCCTAAGTATTTAGtttgaatgaattttttgttttccttctgaggtGGGGCAACACTATTTAGTCATCAGGTTACAGTAAATCCTAGCTCCTCAGCTGATCACAAGCCTTTAGCCTGTATTTATAATTGTCTTCTACACCAGccagttcctttatttttatgagagggagagcatgaagtggcagaaggaggagagtgagattcttaagcaggttccacatctggcacagagcctgatgagatGCTCAATGTTACaaccctggtatcatgacttatgctgaaatcaagagtgagtcacttaactgacttaaAAACCTGGgcaactccttttttaaaattttattttttaagtaatgtctgcACTCTgaggggcctgaactcacaacccggagatccaGAGTCATTGCCTCCACTGTCTCAGCCAGTCAGCACCCTATACATTCTCCATTCTTGTTGATTTGTATGAGACATCCTCTCAGGTCCTTATAGGGCTCGGTCTGAGGGCATGACTCCCACCTTACTTACCATGGGCCCACCATTAGATGTCCTGCCTGAAGTGACTTGTAATGTTTTCCTTTGACTTTAATGAAAATCATGAGAGTGCCGAGAATAAGCCAAACCTCATGGACACAGTCCTCCACATTGTCTCATGTAGTTACAACCCTGTGTCCTTCCCAGTCAGTTTCCATATCCCCACACTGTGCCAGAGCCCCAGGTTTGCCTGATGATTGAGGGAGAGGATCCATCCAACCTAAACCCTAGGCAGTGTCACTATCACTAGATCACTGACAGTCAGTGAGTGACCCCCGTgaactctctctgtctcagtgcTTGTAGCCTCTCCCTGGTACTGGGTTGTGACGTCTCCTCTAGGCAGCGCCAAGCCTGAGCAGAATATTTATAGAGCACCTCACACGGGCCAGCGTGGGCTTTGGATTCTTACCGTCCTGCTCCTCTCCACCTCACAGCCATCTTAAGAGGCAGGGGACCGATTTCTTCTTAACTACTGAGGATACTTAGTCCCCAGAGAGAATGTCCTTGCTCCAGGTCGGACAGCTGGCTTGGCGCTGAAGCCATAGTTAAACCCTGGTGTCCCTCAGTCCATGGCACGTGCTCTTGAGAATGGAGCAGCACTATGTCTAAATTTCACTAAAGGAAAACTGGATTCCTTACTGAATTGAGGTGTAAAGACTTAAAAGTACGAAGAGTTAGCCTTGCCAAGTGAAGGAGtcgttaaccttaaaaataaacctgTTCTATATTTTCAGGAAAATCACACTATAGTAAAATCATAGGCAAGTCCAGAAAACCAAGGAGAGGAAGGCTCTTATAAAGAGGAGAGGGGCAGTTGGAAACAAGAAGTTCATTTGAGTTAAACCTACATTTGAATGTAGAGAGGTTCCACATTGGCTGGCTGTCATTATCCCTCATTGGCTATGCTGTGACTGTCCCTCATTGGCTGAGATGTGACTATCTATCCCTGGGTGGGCTGTAAGTATCCttcattggctgggctgtgacTGGCCCTCATTGGCTGAATTGCAACTGTCTCTCATCTATCTACTGGACGGTGAATGTCTCTCATTGGCTTGCCTGTtgctggggagagaaggaaaaactttCTTCCTCTTGCTGGAATAGTAAAGCAGAAGTTGAAGCAGTATGGACTTTTGAGTTTCCTCTCTTCTTGTCGAATTCATAGTTGGTCACAGATGGAATAGCAAGCGCTTTGCCTTCTGGCCTCTTTACTCCAACTTAGGGAAtcttccctttattaatttttataaagtgcaTGGCAAGAACCCCGAGTACATCTCCGAGTACAGCATGAGGCCTTTCTAGttcgtttttatttatttatttatttatttatttatttatttatttatttatttattttctagttcgtttttattttttatttttattttttaataataaatttattttttataggtgttcaatttgccaacatacagaataacacccagtgctcatcccatcaagtgcccccctcagtgcccgtcacccattcaaccccaccccccgccctcctccccttccaccacccctagttcgtttcccagagttagttcgtttttaaaaagattttatttatttattcatgagagatgtggcgggggggggggaagagagagacgGACAGACAGAgacgagtgagagagagagagagagagaggcgcagagatataggcaggcttcccgcaaggagcccgatgcgggactggatcccagatctgggatcatgtcctgagccaaaggcagaccctcaactgctgagccacccaggcgtcccgaggcCTTTCTAGTTCAAAAGACCAACACAGAAGGCTGAGTGCTCCTTGGCTGACAATTTCTGCAGCAATGAGTGAATCAAGGAAGAATGGATGGGCTTACTTCTGATCGCCTGCACCTAGAACAACAAAGTCTCTTCTCAAGGGGACTGACTCAGAAAACCAGTTCACATTaacagcagagagtctgctgaTATGTAAAGCCCACATCTCCTTTGAGACAGTGTTCCTGCCCCCCAAGAGCACGTGAGCCTGTGGTGGACCTCTCTGTGCATTGATGTCTCCCTTGTGTACCAGGTTCCGAAGAGTCCATCCCCATGTTGTGGTCACACAACACTaaggagtcctgggatcactcATCATCACCCTCAGCATGAACCCACAAATTTCTGGGTGCCACTGTGTCCAGGCCCTGAACACACTGGCAATGTCTGACCTCTGCCATTACTCCTTAGGATCCATGGAGTAGAGGTTATTCaatccttctcctccttctgagTAGATTCAGGCCAAGGACGTGAGGGAAAAGGCAAAGTGACCTACTCAGGAAAGGGTAACACCAACTCTTACTGATTGGGGATAGTTAAGCAGCCAGGCCTCTGGAGCCAGAGATTGCTGAGGAGCCTCGAGGAGGGGGTGACCTTAACCCCATGTGCTGATGTCCGAGCCTTGCCTCCATGACAACTGACCCTGATGGTCAAGGAAAGAGCTTTTACATAATATGTAGATCAtctaagaagataaaaaaatcaagGTTCCACAGTTTTGTGCCCTTGGGTGTGCAGTAGGTCTCTCTCCATTAAACGTGATGATCTGCTTCAAGTCGATTTTCCACGAGTTCATTATCCAATGCATGTAATCACTAAAAGTGATGGTCAGGGAACAGCAAAGGAGGAATGAAGTGATCACTTTCTAGTAAAATCCCTTATCTGGGCAGCAGTGGGCTGCACAGACCTGTGTTTAAACTGTTTTAACCATGATCTTGAACCATTCAGCCAGGAATTATTGACAAGTACAATAACCGAAGGCACAGTTGCAAAGAGCCGGGTATCTGTCCAAGCACACTTGGAACCCTCACCTCTCCCactgtctctctgccccccctcaTTGTGCAACAGCCACACTGGGATCCTGGTTCCCAACGCATGGCAACCTTTGCCCATTTGAGAGCCGTTAAAGGTATACTTCCTGCTCCCTCAACTCTGCTCCTCACATCTTGtcacccttcccctctctcctgaAATGCCACCTTCCCAGAGTGTTGCTATGTGACCCCATCTAAAGGAAGACCCTCAGTAGCATGTACAACATCTTCTTTGTACATttgtcagggaaagacaaataacatacgatttcactcacatgtgcaatttaggaaacaaaacaagtgaacaaaaaaacccagaaagacaAAATTACTGAcctttaactacagagaacaaacaaaatggtggttaccagagggaagaggGTAGGGGATGGGTGATATAGTTGACGGGGATTAAGAGAAAACTTACCATGATGAACACCAAGTAGTATatagaattgtttttaatttttttttctttccaaatttttttttattggtgttcaatttattaacatacagaataacacccagtgcccgtcacccattcactcccaccccccgccctcctccccttctaccacccctagttcgtttcccagagttagcagtctttacgttctgtctccctttctgatatttcccacacatttcttctcccttcccttattttccctttcactattatttatattccccaaatgaatgagaacatataatgtttgtgtatacaatggaatattactcagctattagaaatgacaaatacccaccatttgcttcaacgtggatagaattgtttttaatacactatatatttgtAAACCCATAACTAAAAAACGCcatgttaattatattggaattaaaaaagtaagaaatgacattttaaaaatatgattgaaaAGGTATTGTAAAATTGAAATTTAGATGTACCTTAACTcacaatattgtttttaatttgaatatttttgcatccAATTAGAATACATTATATAATCTTACTTTCTGGCTTTCATTGTGGCAAACTCatcaatcatattttaaaatatacttctttaaatgtaatttttgaaaagaatttacttatttatttgagagacagagagggcaaaCACAAGCATAGAGagctacagagggagaggcaaagcagactccctgctgagcagggaacccaacgccCGGCttgttccaggaccctgggatcataatctgagccgaaggcagatgctcaatcgactgagccacccaggtgccccccaatgtCATTTTGACAAGAAAATTGCCATGAGTGCCAACTTCTTTTGCCAACTGATGGTCTATAatgatttctatttaatttcagCTTTCTGAAAGGTCTTTTGGAAAATCTTACTCTGATTGGTGTTATTCAATAAAAATCTCTACATGAGGCTTCTACATTGGGACAAGGCTGGACAAAGGAAAATTCATGTGTCAGTTCATGAGATCCAAACAGGATTCTGATGAGTTACAAAGTCTAGATATTGTCTCTGCTTTGAACTAAGGACTATCAATGAAATATCTGCAGAACTTATATTGTCAACACATTTATTAATCACATCAGTAGCTTCCGTTTGTAAATTGGGTGTAGTAACCcaaactagcatttttttttgagTCAAAAATTCCAAGCCAtgaacatttcatttaattggaaatatttccatttcaaatgtGAAATTGGCACATTTGTTATTCCCTAATTTCTATTTGATATGTTCTGTCCCCCTTAATAAGTGAAATTCTCATCTGGTGGTTTGTGTATTTCTAAGTTCTATCCTTTTATTCCCTTCATTGGATACTCAAGGGATACATTCTCAACTCTGCTTGGCTACACAGTCATGAAACACACTCAAAATAACTTCTTTTCATTCGCTTAAGCTAGGAAATAGACCTTCTTTTAGGCAAATGGCTTCATATACAGTCATGGTTTATGGTTGTAGAGCCTTATTACCTTTGTCTGCTTTGTTCATAATAACATCCCACGTCACATAAGAAATTGTAGTGTATTTCAAACATGTTTTTGATTTGGCACAAAGTCTCTGTATCATTTGATAtcgtatcttttaaaaatttctggaagtctcagggtgtctgggtggctcagttggtcgagcgcctgcctttgggttttgtctcaggttatgatctcagggtcatgagatggggccccacaatgggctctgcactcagcatggagattctctctctccctctccctttgcctctcctacCCCCACCAGCTCATGTGCTCCCActctttattctgaaataaataaacaaatcttttaaagatttttgtggAAATCTCTAATTTGTGTTTAATAGTGTCTTGATTGCATTTGGTCCTATGTCTTATCGCGTCTATATTTGTACTTAAATATAGTTTTCTAACAGACAACAGAAAGAATATTCCTCGGCCAGTTGATGTCCTCAACAAAGGAGCCAACAAGACACAAATTTGGAACAATTATCTTTGTAGGCATAATGAGCTCTATGCACACTTCTATTTACTTGTCCTAGTTGGACCATGATCACGTCCCTGGCCTGAGGAATATAATGCCAATATCA from Canis lupus familiaris isolate Mischka breed German Shepherd unplaced genomic scaffold, alternate assembly UU_Cfam_GSD_1.0 chrUn_S492H654, whole genome shotgun sequence includes the following:
- the LOC119879253 gene encoding cancer/testis antigen family 45 member A8-like isoform X2, producing MMTDKAEESAVVPQSQKKHPGKPITPPPSKKMQRMALLSVKEEGEGTSHPGGSAMTLEDVDPKVTAMSVSGDVPDKLPIPIVINMEVKEQLKKEIREFGGQYEKILKLLEGVQGPPELQRKFVIYAMKQAAKVQRQDLIGHLQEVLDKLELDHFLKKDTHTHNL
- the LOC119879253 gene encoding cancer/testis antigen family 45 member A8-like isoform X1, giving the protein MLERRLFLGFVSEFCEGLSLWNSLRTRVGTRLWEMMTDKAEESAVVPQSQKKHPGKPITPPPSKKMQRMALLSVKEEGEGTSHPGGSAMTLEDVDPKVTAMSVSGDVPDKLPIPIVINMEVKEQLKKEIREFGGQYEKILKLLEGVQGPPELQRKFVIYAMKQAAKVQRQDLIGHLQEVLDKLELDHFLKKDTHTHNL